Sequence from the Actinomycetota bacterium genome:
GGTAGCAGACTCGGACGCCAAGATCGCCCAGGCGCCCCTGCCGGACCTCCCGGACGGTCCGATCGCAGGCTCGGGCCGGGTCATCAAGAACATCTCGCTGGAGGTCCGGATCAAAAAGGACCAGTTCCAACGGCAGTTCGCACGGGCCGGCTCGCTGGCCGAGCAGTTCGGCGGGTTCGTCACCAACTCCCAGGTCAGCGAAACCGACGGCAAGCTAGCCTCGGGCACCCTCACCATCCGGGTTCCCTCGAACCGGTTCGAAGAGGCGGTTGGACGGCTCAAGGGCCTCGGCAAGGTGACCGCCGAGGACCGGAGCGGGCAGGACGTGTCCAAGGAGTTCGTCGACCTCGAGGCGCGCCTCAAGCAGGCCAAGACCGAGGAGGCCTTCTTCCTCCGCATGATGGACCAGGCCGAGAACATCTCCGACATGATCCAGGTCCAGAGCCAGCTCTCCGGGGTACAGCTGCGGATCGAGGAGATCCAGGGCCAGCTCAACTATCTGAAGGACCAGACGGCTTTGTCCACGGTGTCGGTGCGCATCTACGAGCCGGGCGCTCCGGCATCGGGCAATCCCCAGCCGCTTACCAAGGCATGGGACAGCGCGGTCGACGGGTTCCAGTCGGTGATCGGCGGCCTGGTGGTGGCGGTCGGGTGGCTGGCGCCCTTCGCCCTGATTGCACTGGCCGGGCTGTTCGTCCTCAAGCTCAGGAACCGGCCGAAGGCGGCGCCGGTGGTCGAGCCGCCGGCGGCGTGAAGTTTTAAGAGCGGGTGAGGGGAATCGGACCCCCGCCTGAAGCTTGGGAAGCTTCCGTTCTACCATTGAACTACACCCGCAAACTCGCCTAGCCATATTACCTAAGAGCCCCGGGGCACGAAGTCCGCCCCGGGGCTCTTACGGTTAGAATCCGCCCAACATGATCCTTTCCGACCGAGACATACGCGCCCAGATCGAGGCCGGAAGAATCAAGATCGACCCCTTCGATCTCAACCGGGTCCAGCCGTCCTCGCTGGACGTCCGCATCGACAACCAGTTCCGGGTCTTCCACAACCACCGCTACCGGGTGATCGACGTCCGCCAGCAGATGGACGACCTCACCGAGCTGGTGACCGTGGCCCCCGACGAGCCGTTCATGCTCCACCCGGGCGAGTTCGTCCTCGGCTCCACCCGGGAGTGGGTGGAGCTGCCCGACGACATCGCCGGGCGCCTGGAGGGCAAGTCCTCGCTGGGGCGCCTGGGTCTGGTGACCCACTCGACGGCCGGGTTCATAGACCCCTCCTTCAAGGGCCATCTGACGCTGGAACTGTCGAACCTGGCGACCCTGCCGATCACCCTCTACCCCGAGATGCTGATCGGCCAGATTGCGTTCTTCCAGCTGTCCTCGCCGGCCGAGTCCGGGTACGGCTCGGGCGAGCTGCGCAGCAAGTACCAGGGCCAGCGGGGTCCCACGCCCTCCCGCTACTGGGAGAACTTCAGCTCCTAGGGCGCAACCTCCAGCCTGCGGATACGATGGGAATCATGGACATAGGCGTATTCATCGCGGCCGAACCGCACAACCGCGGGCCCGCCGAGGACCTGCACGAGATGATCGACCTGGCTCAGGCCATCGAGGAGCTCGGGTATCGATCCCTGTTCACCGCCTCCCGGCACTTTTCGTCCGGCTACGCCGCGGTGCCTTCTCCCCTGGTGTTGTTTGCCGCCGTCGCCGAGCGCACGAGGACC
This genomic interval carries:
- a CDS encoding DUF4349 domain-containing protein; translation: MGKRLVAALALVVLMILGASCSMGGGDEATDLSGPVSGNAVSESSGGDDAKPAAPEAPEAAVGRGDGGGSGGGPGGPGAFGVADSDAKIAQAPLPDLPDGPIAGSGRVIKNISLEVRIKKDQFQRQFARAGSLAEQFGGFVTNSQVSETDGKLASGTLTIRVPSNRFEEAVGRLKGLGKVTAEDRSGQDVSKEFVDLEARLKQAKTEEAFFLRMMDQAENISDMIQVQSQLSGVQLRIEEIQGQLNYLKDQTALSTVSVRIYEPGAPASGNPQPLTKAWDSAVDGFQSVIGGLVVAVGWLAPFALIALAGLFVLKLRNRPKAAPVVEPPAA
- the dcd gene encoding dCTP deaminase codes for the protein MILSDRDIRAQIEAGRIKIDPFDLNRVQPSSLDVRIDNQFRVFHNHRYRVIDVRQQMDDLTELVTVAPDEPFMLHPGEFVLGSTREWVELPDDIAGRLEGKSSLGRLGLVTHSTAGFIDPSFKGHLTLELSNLATLPITLYPEMLIGQIAFFQLSSPAESGYGSGELRSKYQGQRGPTPSRYWENFSS